One window of the Streptomyces asoensis genome contains the following:
- a CDS encoding glyoxalase, with translation MPVTDEGLRVVQLTPPGSSASVVFGTGLSAAAPGSVEGLHLVVQDIEAARAALVERGAEVSAVFHDAGGVFHRAGTEGRVPGPDPERRSYASFASFSDPDGNGWVLQEITTRLPGR, from the coding sequence GTGCCGGTCACCGACGAGGGCCTACGGGTCGTCCAGCTGACCCCGCCGGGCTCTTCGGCATCGGTCGTCTTCGGCACCGGGCTGAGCGCGGCCGCGCCGGGGTCCGTCGAAGGCCTGCATCTCGTCGTCCAGGACATCGAGGCGGCCCGGGCCGCACTCGTCGAGCGGGGCGCGGAGGTGAGCGCGGTGTTCCACGACGCGGGCGGCGTGTTCCACCGAGCCGGGACCGAGGGGCGGGTGCCCGGCCCGGACCCGGAGCGCCGCAGCTACGCCTCGTTCGCCTCGTTCAGCGACCCGGACGGCAACGGCTGGGTGCTCCAGGAGATCACCACGCGCCTGCCGGGCCGATGA
- a CDS encoding DUF6332 family protein, with amino-acid sequence MSGYGGRRTQAERDVITVEIGYALCSAVFGAAVLFGAVAGPALLFELPDLAEKSLLRAGLALAPVVFVVRVVSVLVRLRTDPQPSQPGRTSPDS; translated from the coding sequence ATGAGCGGGTACGGGGGCCGGCGCACGCAGGCCGAGCGGGACGTGATCACCGTCGAGATCGGATACGCGCTGTGCAGTGCGGTGTTCGGGGCGGCGGTGCTCTTCGGGGCGGTGGCCGGTCCGGCGCTGCTGTTCGAACTGCCGGACCTGGCGGAGAAGTCGCTGCTGCGGGCGGGCCTGGCGCTCGCTCCCGTGGTGTTCGTGGTCCGGGTGGTCTCCGTGCTCGTCCGCCTCCGTACGGACCCTCAGCCCAGCCAGCCGGGCCGGACCAGCCCCGACTCGTAG
- a CDS encoding response regulator, translating to MSASVPPPPVRLLLCDDHAVVRAGLRALLSSADGIDVVGEAGTGEETLALAARLRPDVVLMDLQLDGGMDGVTATRRLTGGPEAGPRVLVLTMFDTDADITRAIEAGATGYLLKAERPDELFAAIRAAAAGRTALSAPVADRLLTRLRSPRPTLSAREHEILAQLARGLGNREIARALFISEATVKTHLGRIYGKLGVETRSGAVAVAKERRLLP from the coding sequence GTGAGCGCGTCCGTACCCCCGCCGCCCGTCCGGCTGCTGCTCTGCGACGACCATGCCGTCGTCCGGGCGGGACTGCGCGCCCTGCTGTCCAGCGCCGACGGCATCGACGTGGTCGGCGAGGCGGGCACCGGCGAGGAGACACTCGCGCTGGCCGCCCGGCTGCGTCCCGACGTGGTGCTGATGGACCTTCAGCTCGACGGCGGCATGGACGGCGTGACGGCCACACGGCGCCTGACCGGCGGACCGGAGGCGGGTCCCCGGGTCCTGGTGCTCACGATGTTCGACACCGACGCCGACATCACCCGCGCCATCGAGGCGGGCGCCACCGGCTACCTGCTCAAGGCCGAACGGCCGGACGAACTCTTCGCGGCGATCCGAGCCGCGGCGGCCGGCCGCACCGCACTGTCGGCCCCCGTCGCCGACCGTCTGCTGACCAGGCTGCGCAGTCCGCGCCCCACCCTGTCCGCCCGTGAGCACGAGATCCTCGCTCAGCTGGCCCGCGGCCTGGGCAACCGGGAGATCGCCCGGGCGCTGTTCATCAGCGAGGCGACGGTCAAGACCCATCTCGGGCGGATCTACGGCAAGTTGGGGGTGGAGACGCGGTCGGGCGCGGTGGCGGTCGCCAAGGAGCGACGACTGCTGCCGTGA
- a CDS encoding nitroreductase family deazaflavin-dependent oxidoreductase, with product MSTHVQKPGWFTVNVFNRAVAWLTRRGLSVWGSRVLAVRGRKSGEWRTTPVNLLTVDGQQYLIAPRGHVQWTHNMRAVGGGELRLGKNVEEFTAVEVADDDKTPLLRAYLKRWKAEVGVFFNGVGPDSPDAEMRRIAPDHPVFRITVTNRR from the coding sequence ATGTCCACCCACGTGCAGAAGCCCGGCTGGTTCACCGTCAACGTCTTCAACCGCGCCGTGGCCTGGCTGACCCGCCGGGGTCTGAGCGTGTGGGGGTCCCGGGTGCTGGCGGTCCGCGGCCGCAAGAGCGGCGAGTGGCGGACCACCCCCGTCAACCTGCTGACCGTGGACGGGCAGCAGTACCTGATCGCACCGCGCGGCCACGTCCAGTGGACGCACAACATGCGGGCGGTGGGCGGCGGTGAGCTGCGCCTCGGCAAGAACGTGGAGGAGTTCACCGCGGTCGAGGTCGCCGACGACGACAAGACGCCGTTGCTGCGCGCCTACCTCAAGCGCTGGAAGGCCGAGGTCGGCGTCTTCTTCAACGGGGTGGGTCCCGACTCCCCGGACGCCGAGATGCGCCGCATCGCCCCTGACCACCCGGTGTTCCGGATCACCGTCACGAACCGACGGTGA
- a CDS encoding MarR family winged helix-turn-helix transcriptional regulator → MAAKKGEAEAEQALVEQWRDMLALHARTQCELDRALHQHGLCGSDFEVLDVLAESAAPDGSCSYRVQEIAERVHLSQSALSRLVARLEKDGLVERGMCPEDRRGVRVALTGKGRALHGDVRPVQRAVLTRMLTD, encoded by the coding sequence ATGGCGGCGAAGAAGGGCGAGGCCGAGGCCGAGCAGGCGCTCGTGGAACAGTGGCGGGACATGCTGGCGCTGCATGCGCGGACCCAGTGCGAACTCGACCGGGCGCTGCATCAACACGGCCTGTGCGGAAGCGACTTCGAGGTGCTCGACGTCCTCGCGGAGTCGGCGGCGCCGGACGGCTCGTGCAGCTATCGCGTCCAGGAGATCGCCGAACGGGTCCATCTCAGTCAGAGCGCGCTGTCACGGCTCGTCGCCCGTCTGGAGAAGGACGGTCTGGTCGAGCGCGGCATGTGCCCGGAGGACCGCAGAGGCGTCCGGGTCGCGCTCACCGGGAAGGGGCGCGCGCTGCACGGCGACGTACGGCCGGTGCAGCGCGCGGTGTTGACCCGGATGCTGACGGACTGA
- a CDS encoding response regulator produces the protein MIRVLLADDQSLVRAGFRALLDAQPDIEVAAEAADGEEAVRAVRELRPDVVLMDIRMPLLDGLAATRRVTDDEALSQVKVIMLTTFELDEYVFEAIRSGASGFLVKDTEPEELLRAVRAVVAGDALLSPGVTRRLIAEFAARSKEPAAADALSRLTEREREVMALVGIGLSNEEIARRLVVSPLTAKTHVSRTMVKLGARDRAQLVVLAYESGLVRPGWLG, from the coding sequence GTGATCCGCGTACTGCTCGCCGACGACCAGTCGTTGGTCCGGGCGGGGTTCCGGGCGCTGCTGGACGCGCAGCCGGACATCGAGGTGGCGGCCGAGGCCGCCGACGGGGAGGAAGCGGTGCGCGCGGTGCGTGAACTGCGGCCCGACGTCGTGCTGATGGACATCCGGATGCCCCTCCTCGACGGTCTGGCCGCCACCCGCCGGGTCACCGACGACGAGGCGCTCTCCCAGGTCAAGGTCATCATGCTCACCACCTTCGAACTCGACGAGTACGTCTTCGAGGCGATCCGCTCGGGCGCTTCCGGCTTCCTGGTCAAGGACACCGAACCGGAGGAACTCCTGCGTGCCGTACGGGCGGTGGTCGCCGGGGACGCGCTTCTCTCGCCGGGAGTCACCCGCCGGCTCATCGCCGAGTTCGCCGCACGCTCCAAGGAGCCCGCGGCGGCCGACGCGCTGAGCCGGCTCACCGAGCGGGAACGGGAGGTGATGGCGCTGGTCGGGATCGGCCTCTCCAACGAGGAGATCGCCCGCAGGTTGGTGGTCAGCCCGCTCACCGCCAAGACCCATGTGAGTCGCACCATGGTGAAGCTGGGCGCCCGGGACCGGGCCCAACTGGTCGTCCTGGCCTACGAGTCGGGGCTGGTCCGGCCCGGCTGGCTGGGCTGA
- a CDS encoding TetR/AcrR family transcriptional regulator, producing MSSIVRGARARARIEVTAAIKEEARRQLASEGAAKLSLRAVARELGMVSSALYRYFPSRDDLLTALIIDAYDSLGEAAEAAHAAVADAAPVERWVAVGEAVRGWALAHPQEYALIYGSPVPGYSAPQTTVPAAARVGLLLIGIVRDAHQSHALEVPLLTDELVPEAVRLAADLAPDLPPGAAAALVAAWAQLYGLVGFELFGQFNRVVEEREPFFRYAVTRLAHGVGLR from the coding sequence ATGAGCAGCATCGTTCGAGGGGCACGCGCCCGCGCCAGGATCGAAGTCACCGCCGCCATCAAGGAGGAGGCCCGCAGACAACTCGCGTCCGAGGGCGCGGCCAAGCTCTCGCTGCGAGCCGTGGCCCGTGAGCTCGGCATGGTCTCCTCCGCGCTGTACCGCTACTTCCCGAGCCGCGACGACCTGCTCACCGCACTCATCATCGACGCCTACGACTCCCTCGGCGAGGCCGCGGAAGCCGCGCACGCGGCCGTCGCCGACGCCGCTCCCGTCGAGCGCTGGGTCGCGGTCGGCGAGGCGGTGCGAGGCTGGGCGCTGGCGCATCCGCAGGAGTACGCGCTGATCTACGGCTCGCCGGTGCCCGGCTACAGCGCGCCCCAGACGACCGTGCCGGCCGCCGCCCGCGTCGGCCTGCTCCTCATCGGCATCGTGCGAGACGCGCATCAGAGCCACGCGCTGGAGGTGCCGCTCCTGACGGACGAGCTGGTCCCCGAGGCGGTCCGGCTGGCGGCCGACCTCGCCCCCGACCTCCCGCCGGGGGCGGCCGCGGCGCTCGTGGCGGCGTGGGCCCAGCTGTACGGACTGGTCGGCTTCGAGCTGTTCGGGCAGTTCAACCGGGTCGTGGAGGAACGCGAGCCGTTCTTCCGGTACGCGGTCACGCGCCTCGCCCATGGGGTGGGACTCCGCTAG
- a CDS encoding MFS transporter: MPQINKTRTRDAAPGHGNDLTRLRIALTTFFALDGFIFAGWVVRIPAIKEQTGASPSTLGLALLGVSAGAVITMMFTGRLCSRYGSHPVTVVCAVLLSLSVTLPPLTHSAAALGAVLLLFGAAYGSINVAFNSAAVDLVAALRRPVMPTFHAAFSLGGMIGAGLGGLVAGSLSPTHHLLGLGIIGLLVTALTAPTLLRQQPPRPPEHATAGPEHATAGREDPAPAKAAPHRLTPRTRRLVVVFGLIALCTAYGEGALADWGALHLRQDLGSSAGVAAAGYSCFALAMTVGRLTGTTLLERLGRTRTVVIGGGVAAAGMLLGALAPALWAALLGYSIAGLGLANLFPVAVERAGALAGPSGVATASTLGYGGMLLGPPAIGFMADWFSLPAALTSVAVLAGVAAAIGFATRRATAG, from the coding sequence GTGCCGCAAATAAACAAAACCCGAACACGCGACGCGGCGCCGGGTCACGGCAATGACCTCACCCGGCTCCGTATCGCCCTGACCACGTTCTTCGCCCTCGACGGCTTCATCTTCGCCGGATGGGTCGTCCGGATCCCCGCCATCAAGGAACAGACCGGCGCCTCCCCCAGCACCCTCGGTCTCGCGCTCCTCGGCGTCTCCGCGGGCGCGGTGATCACGATGATGTTCACCGGGCGCCTGTGCAGCCGCTACGGCAGCCACCCGGTCACCGTGGTCTGCGCGGTCCTGCTCTCCCTCAGCGTCACGCTTCCCCCGCTCACCCACTCCGCCGCCGCGCTCGGCGCCGTCCTGCTGCTGTTCGGCGCGGCGTACGGCAGCATCAACGTCGCCTTCAACAGTGCCGCCGTCGATCTGGTCGCTGCGCTGCGCAGGCCGGTCATGCCCACCTTCCACGCGGCCTTCAGCCTGGGCGGCATGATCGGCGCCGGTCTCGGCGGGCTGGTCGCGGGATCCCTGTCCCCCACGCACCATCTGCTGGGGCTCGGGATCATCGGCCTGCTCGTCACCGCGCTCACGGCACCCACGCTGCTCCGACAGCAGCCGCCGCGGCCGCCCGAGCACGCCACCGCCGGGCCCGAGCACGCCACCGCCGGGCGCGAGGATCCGGCGCCCGCGAAGGCGGCCCCGCACCGGTTGACGCCCCGCACCCGACGTCTCGTCGTCGTCTTCGGCCTGATCGCCCTCTGCACCGCCTACGGCGAAGGAGCCCTTGCCGACTGGGGCGCCCTCCATCTGCGACAGGACCTGGGGTCCTCCGCCGGGGTCGCCGCGGCCGGTTACTCGTGTTTCGCGCTCGCCATGACGGTCGGCCGGCTCACCGGCACCACCCTCCTCGAACGGCTCGGCCGCACCCGTACGGTGGTGATCGGCGGCGGGGTCGCGGCGGCGGGGATGCTGCTCGGCGCCCTCGCCCCGGCTCTGTGGGCGGCGCTCCTCGGCTACTCGATCGCGGGACTCGGACTGGCCAACCTCTTCCCGGTGGCCGTCGAACGCGCGGGCGCCCTGGCCGGTCCGAGCGGCGTCGCCACCGCCTCGACGCTCGGTTACGGCGGCATGCTTCTGGGCCCGCCCGCCATCGGCTTCATGGCCGACTGGTTCTCCCTGCCCGCCGCCCTCACCAGCGTGGCCGTACTGGCCGGGGTGGCCGCGGCGATCGGCTTCGCCACCCGCCGGGCGACGGCCGGCTGA
- a CDS encoding sensor histidine kinase: MEEERTQGRGGPGQWWSQGPPPWLRRWEGREGREGGADPESRAARWPWRSTVLLTAFVLVGSNFAAHAQEGERAPLDTFARVLLVLASGLLLWRQRHPVGVVFGTASAAALYLGAGYPYGPVFLTVAVACFSAVVAGHRRAAWTALGLLWAVHLLVAHWLYRWLPPAGDDPAPFGQEIVVAGWAVAIVAIAELARIRREQWARERAERAQAARRRADEERLRIARELHDVLAHSLSVINVQSGVGLALLDSDPEQARTALTTIKSASKEALGEVRQVLDSLRAPGDAPRTPAPGLDRLPELVEQAARAGLTVDVAGRPPRLPPHTDLAAFRIVQEALTNVVRHSGSRHARVRLEQGGGTLRLRIDDDGPATGADAGGSGNGLAGMRERAAALGGTIEAGPRPDGGFRVLAVLPMRAGENR, encoded by the coding sequence ATGGAAGAAGAGCGGACGCAGGGGCGCGGCGGCCCGGGACAGTGGTGGTCGCAGGGGCCGCCGCCCTGGCTGCGCCGCTGGGAGGGCCGGGAGGGCCGGGAGGGTGGGGCCGACCCGGAGTCGCGTGCCGCGCGGTGGCCCTGGCGATCCACCGTGCTGCTCACCGCCTTCGTCCTCGTCGGCTCGAACTTCGCGGCCCATGCGCAGGAGGGTGAGCGGGCCCCGCTCGACACCTTCGCGCGCGTGCTGTTGGTGCTCGCCTCCGGGCTGCTGCTGTGGCGGCAGCGGCACCCGGTGGGCGTCGTGTTCGGCACGGCGTCCGCCGCCGCGCTCTACCTGGGCGCCGGCTACCCGTACGGACCGGTCTTCCTGACCGTGGCCGTGGCCTGCTTCTCCGCCGTCGTCGCCGGGCACCGGCGGGCCGCCTGGACGGCGCTGGGCCTGCTGTGGGCCGTCCATCTACTGGTCGCGCACTGGCTGTACCGGTGGCTGCCGCCCGCCGGCGACGACCCGGCACCCTTCGGGCAGGAGATCGTCGTCGCGGGATGGGCCGTGGCGATCGTGGCGATCGCGGAGCTGGCCCGGATCCGGCGCGAACAGTGGGCCCGTGAGCGGGCCGAGCGCGCCCAGGCCGCCCGGCGGCGCGCCGACGAGGAACGGCTGCGGATCGCCCGCGAACTGCACGACGTCCTCGCGCACAGCCTCTCGGTGATCAACGTGCAGTCGGGCGTGGGCCTCGCGCTCCTCGACTCCGACCCGGAGCAGGCGCGCACCGCGCTCACCACCATCAAGTCCGCCAGCAAGGAAGCGCTGGGCGAGGTGCGCCAGGTGCTCGACAGCCTTCGCGCGCCGGGGGACGCGCCGCGCACCCCCGCACCTGGCCTGGACCGGTTGCCCGAGCTGGTGGAACAGGCGGCGCGCGCGGGCCTCACGGTCGATGTCGCCGGTCGGCCGCCCCGGTTGCCGCCGCACACGGATCTCGCCGCCTTCCGCATCGTCCAGGAGGCCCTCACCAACGTCGTACGTCATTCGGGCTCGCGCCACGCGCGCGTGCGGCTCGAACAGGGCGGCGGGACACTACGGCTACGCATCGACGACGACGGTCCGGCGACCGGTGCCGACGCGGGCGGCAGCGGCAACGGTCTCGCCGGGATGCGGGAGCGGGCCGCGGCCCTGGGTGGCACGATCGAGGCGGGACCGCGGCCCGACGGCGGCTTCCGGGTCCTCGCCGTACTGCCCATGAGGGCCGGGGAGAACCGGTGA
- a CDS encoding maleylpyruvate isomerase family mycothiol-dependent enzyme: METSEFISALDQEGRSLASAAAEAGPDAKVPTCPDWQVRDLLRHTGAVHRWATSFVAEGDSSFRPFDEPPELDGDALLDWFREGHLRLVDTLSCAPADVRCWHFLPAPSPLAFWARRQAHETAVHRVDAESARGRAPEEIARDIAAGFAADGIDELLRGFHARAKSRVRTDGPRVLRVRATDTADAVWTVRLSAEPPVTERNGEGDADCEVSGPAALLYLSLWNRLPLPAVTGDAALATLWREKSAVN; encoded by the coding sequence ATGGAGACTTCCGAGTTCATCAGCGCCCTGGACCAGGAGGGCCGGTCGCTCGCCTCGGCGGCGGCGGAAGCGGGCCCCGACGCGAAGGTGCCGACCTGTCCGGACTGGCAGGTCAGGGACCTGCTGCGGCACACGGGCGCGGTGCACCGCTGGGCGACGTCGTTCGTGGCCGAGGGCGACTCTTCGTTCCGCCCCTTCGACGAACCGCCGGAGCTCGACGGCGACGCGCTGCTGGACTGGTTCCGTGAGGGCCACCTGCGGCTCGTCGACACCCTGTCCTGCGCCCCGGCCGACGTACGGTGCTGGCACTTCCTGCCCGCGCCGTCACCGCTCGCGTTCTGGGCCAGGCGGCAGGCGCACGAGACGGCCGTGCACCGCGTGGACGCGGAATCGGCCCGCGGCCGCGCACCCGAGGAGATCGCCCGGGACATCGCCGCGGGCTTCGCGGCGGACGGTATCGACGAGCTGCTGCGCGGGTTCCACGCACGCGCCAAGAGCCGGGTGCGGACCGACGGGCCCCGGGTCCTGCGGGTGCGGGCGACGGACACGGCCGACGCCGTGTGGACCGTACGCCTGTCGGCGGAGCCGCCCGTGACGGAGCGGAACGGCGAAGGGGACGCCGACTGCGAGGTGTCCGGTCCCGCGGCACTGCTCTACCTGTCGTTGTGGAACCGGCTGCCGCTTCCGGCCGTGACCGGGGACGCCGCGCTGGCGACGCTGTGGCGGGAGAAGTCCGCCGTCAACTGA
- a CDS encoding MFS transporter, protein MTSPLPSPASPLAEGRWTSRLWGTLLVLCAAMFLDALDVSMVGVALPSIGADLGLSTSTLQWIVSGYILGYGGLLLLGGRAADLLGRRQVFLIALGVFALASLLGGLVDSGPLLIASRFIKGLSAAFTAPAGLSIITTTFPEGPLRNRALSIYTTCAATGFSMGLVLSGLLTEASWRLTMLLPAPIALIALAAGLKLLPRSEREKDHNGYDVPGAVLGTASMLLLVFTVVQAPESGWTSARTLLSFLAVAVLLTVFVLVERRSAGPLIRLGVLRSGSQIRAQLGAMAFFGSYVGFQFLATLYMQTLLGWSALHTALAFLPAGALVAVSSTKMGSIVDRFGTPRLIAAGFAFMVTGYALFLRVDLDPVYAAVILPTMLLIGAACALVFPSLNIQATNGVPDHEQGMVSGLLNTSVQVGGAIFLAVVTAVVTAGAPADPTPQAVLDSYRPGLAVVTAIAAVGLLITVPGLRTRRARNSVVIARSTVPEAEAEPVGARD, encoded by the coding sequence ATGACCTCTCCGCTCCCCTCCCCCGCGTCCCCTCTCGCCGAGGGCCGCTGGACCTCGCGGCTGTGGGGCACCCTGCTGGTGCTGTGCGCCGCGATGTTCCTGGACGCGCTGGACGTGTCGATGGTCGGCGTCGCCCTGCCGTCCATCGGCGCCGACCTCGGCCTCTCCACCTCGACCCTGCAATGGATCGTCAGCGGCTACATCCTGGGCTACGGCGGCCTGCTCCTGCTCGGCGGTCGCGCGGCCGACCTGCTCGGCCGCCGCCAGGTCTTCCTGATCGCCCTCGGTGTCTTCGCGCTGGCCTCGCTGCTCGGCGGGCTGGTCGACTCGGGTCCGCTGCTGATCGCGAGCCGGTTCATCAAGGGCCTCAGCGCCGCCTTCACGGCCCCGGCCGGCCTGTCCATCATCACCACGACGTTCCCGGAGGGCCCGCTGCGCAACCGGGCGCTCTCCATCTACACCACCTGCGCCGCCACCGGCTTCTCGATGGGGCTGGTCCTCTCCGGCCTGCTCACCGAGGCGAGTTGGCGCCTCACCATGCTGCTGCCCGCGCCGATCGCCCTGATCGCGCTGGCGGCCGGTCTGAAGCTGCTGCCGCGCAGCGAACGCGAGAAGGACCACAACGGCTACGACGTGCCCGGCGCCGTCCTCGGCACCGCGTCGATGCTGCTGCTGGTCTTCACCGTGGTCCAGGCACCGGAGTCCGGCTGGACCTCCGCACGCACGCTGCTGTCGTTCCTCGCCGTCGCCGTCCTGCTGACCGTCTTCGTCCTCGTCGAGCGCCGCTCGGCCGGTCCGCTGATCCGGCTCGGCGTGCTGCGTTCCGGCAGCCAGATCCGTGCCCAGCTCGGCGCGATGGCCTTCTTCGGCTCGTACGTCGGCTTCCAGTTCCTGGCCACCCTCTACATGCAGACGCTGCTCGGCTGGTCGGCGCTGCACACTGCACTCGCCTTCCTGCCGGCCGGCGCGCTGGTCGCGGTGTCCTCCACCAAGATGGGCTCGATCGTCGACCGGTTCGGCACTCCGCGGCTGATCGCGGCGGGATTCGCCTTCATGGTCACCGGATACGCGCTGTTCCTGCGCGTCGATCTCGACCCGGTGTACGCGGCCGTGATCCTGCCCACCATGCTGCTGATCGGCGCGGCCTGCGCGCTGGTCTTCCCCTCGCTCAACATCCAGGCCACCAACGGCGTGCCGGACCACGAGCAGGGCATGGTCTCGGGGCTGCTCAACACCTCGGTGCAGGTGGGCGGCGCGATCTTCCTCGCGGTGGTGACGGCGGTGGTGACCGCGGGCGCCCCGGCCGACCCCACCCCGCAGGCCGTCCTCGACAGCTACCGGCCCGGACTGGCGGTGGTGACGGCCATCGCCGCCGTGGGCCTGCTCATCACCGTCCCCGGACTGCGCACCCGACGCGCCCGGAACTCGGTCGTGATCGCCAGGTCCACCGTGCCGGAGGCGGAAGCGGAGCCCGTGGGGGCCCGCGACTAG
- a CDS encoding class I SAM-dependent methyltransferase yields the protein MPAKKLTVNRAALGHRLGYALRHPDRVPRHVARVARDLWLSRRHQDHVSYYRAVMRSDTRADPDAAVGSRSRERWLALGAMQFDYLIGHGLRPEHRMLEIGCGNLRGGWRFIRHLEPGHYHGIDISPDILVAAQDTIVEMGLQQRLPALTPVRDLTLRFLPDAHFDVVHAHSVFSHSPLPVIEECLANVGRVLAPGGWFDFTFDRTEGEEHHVLREDFYYRTDTLVALAEKHGLRADFMDDWEELPHGQSKIRVTHGT from the coding sequence ATGCCCGCCAAGAAGCTCACCGTCAACCGCGCGGCCCTCGGTCACCGCCTCGGGTACGCCCTGCGCCACCCCGACCGGGTGCCCCGCCATGTCGCCCGCGTCGCCCGGGACCTGTGGCTGAGCCGCCGCCACCAGGATCACGTCTCCTACTACCGCGCGGTGATGCGCTCCGACACCCGCGCCGATCCGGACGCGGCGGTCGGCAGCCGTAGCCGTGAACGGTGGCTCGCCCTCGGGGCCATGCAGTTCGACTACCTGATCGGACACGGCCTGCGTCCGGAGCACCGCATGCTGGAGATCGGCTGCGGCAACCTGCGGGGCGGCTGGCGGTTCATCCGGCACCTGGAACCCGGTCACTACCACGGCATCGACATCTCACCCGACATCCTCGTGGCCGCGCAGGACACGATCGTGGAGATGGGGCTACAGCAGCGGCTGCCGGCGCTGACGCCGGTGCGCGACCTGACGCTGCGGTTCCTGCCCGACGCCCACTTCGACGTGGTGCACGCGCACAGCGTCTTCTCGCACTCGCCGCTCCCGGTCATCGAGGAGTGCCTGGCCAACGTGGGGCGGGTGCTCGCGCCCGGCGGCTGGTTCGACTTCACCTTCGACCGCACCGAGGGCGAGGAACACCACGTGTTGCGCGAGGACTTCTACTACCGCACCGACACCCTCGTGGCCCTGGCCGAGAAGCACGGCCTGCGAGCCGACTTCATGGACGACTGGGAGGAACTCCCGCACGGCCAGTCCAAGATCCGCGTCACTCATGGGACCTGA
- a CDS encoding sensor histidine kinase has translation MRHTDPDERWLGTVVHLAFFVLLGSSFVRFLSRDRGGAHTGWVVALYTAFCLLHVLGRFLAPAPRPGSAPTSRHLAWLGSVSAVWVTLLVLAPSATWCAMPLLFAGLHALPPRIAVPLAVVLTALVVVSEVRVADGALNPNMVLAPPAVAAVATAVMVHLQRQGARQRVLIDDLVRTRRDLAASERQAGVLAERQRLSTEIHDTLAQGLSSQRMLLHAAERVWESDPDAAREHLREAAEISSRGLTEARRFVHDLAPADLAAHTLPDALTLLAARESGPGLALEFRLDGDPGPLPERVEAALLRIAQGALANVREHAAATRGVLTLTCLDDLVSLDVADNGRGFGPGPGEPARPPGAAGAFAPDTPPDTDPDNPPDTGTATAPVPERDRTRGHGLPAMRIRARQAGGTLSVESTPGEGTVVTVAVSLTSFVPDPLKEPVS, from the coding sequence ATGAGACACACCGATCCGGACGAGCGCTGGCTGGGCACGGTCGTCCACCTCGCGTTCTTCGTGCTGCTCGGCTCCTCGTTCGTCCGCTTCCTGAGCCGCGACCGGGGCGGAGCGCACACCGGATGGGTGGTGGCGCTGTACACGGCCTTCTGCCTGCTCCACGTCCTCGGGCGGTTCCTGGCCCCGGCGCCCCGGCCCGGTTCTGCGCCGACCTCGCGCCATCTGGCATGGCTGGGCTCGGTCTCGGCCGTCTGGGTGACTCTCCTGGTGCTCGCCCCGAGCGCGACCTGGTGCGCCATGCCGCTGCTGTTCGCCGGCCTGCACGCGTTGCCGCCACGGATCGCGGTGCCGCTCGCGGTCGTGCTCACCGCGCTGGTCGTCGTCTCGGAGGTGCGCGTGGCCGACGGCGCGCTCAATCCCAACATGGTCCTGGCCCCGCCGGCCGTCGCCGCGGTGGCCACCGCCGTGATGGTCCATCTCCAGCGCCAGGGTGCCCGGCAGCGTGTGCTGATCGACGATCTGGTCCGCACCCGCCGCGACCTCGCGGCCTCCGAGCGGCAGGCGGGTGTCCTGGCGGAGCGTCAGCGGCTGTCCACGGAGATCCACGACACCCTCGCGCAGGGCCTGTCCAGTCAGCGGATGCTGCTGCACGCGGCCGAGCGCGTCTGGGAGTCGGATCCGGACGCGGCCCGGGAGCACCTGCGCGAGGCCGCCGAGATCTCCTCCCGGGGCCTCACCGAGGCCCGCCGTTTCGTGCACGACCTGGCCCCGGCCGACCTCGCCGCACACACGCTCCCCGACGCGCTCACCCTGCTCGCCGCACGGGAGAGCGGACCGGGCCTGGCCCTGGAATTCCGGCTCGACGGCGACCCGGGCCCGCTGCCCGAACGGGTCGAGGCCGCGCTCCTGCGCATCGCCCAGGGGGCACTGGCGAACGTACGCGAACACGCCGCGGCGACCCGCGGTGTCCTGACCCTGACCTGCCTGGACGACCTGGTCTCACTGGACGTCGCCGACAACGGGCGCGGATTCGGGCCGGGGCCGGGCGAACCGGCTCGCCCGCCCGGTGCCGCCGGTGCGTTCGCCCCGGACACCCCTCCTGACACCGATCCGGACAACCCTCCGGACACCGGAACGGCCACCGCTCCGGTGCCGGAACGGGACCGCACGCGCGGGCACGGACTGCCGGCCATGCGGATCCGGGCCCGGCAGGCGGGCGGCACGCTGAGCGTCGAGTCCACCCCGGGCGAGGGCACCGTCGTCACCGTCGCCGTGTCCCTGACCTCGTTCGTCCCCGATCCTCTCAAGGAGCCCGTTTCGTGA